From Salvelinus namaycush isolate Seneca chromosome 24, SaNama_1.0, whole genome shotgun sequence, one genomic window encodes:
- the fbxo25 gene encoding F-box only protein 25 — translation MPFLGQDWRSPGWSWIKTEDGWKRIEFYGNELRDNNNGIDLEELCDENKENLFTGNVCEVVAKKRKKDFYNNNTKSQFFYQEKWIYVQKESTRERHGYCTLGEAFNRLDFSSATQDIQRFTYVAKLLQLIARSQLPSLSGAAQKNYFNVLEKIVRKVLEDHHNPRLIKELLQDLSSTLCILTRGMGKSVLVGNINIWVCRLETILNWQQQLNNLQIPKQLSNGMTLRDLPLDMQNNILYKFSDACDIINLGQATPTLHMLSEGRHLWKKLCQFHFAEKQFCRHLILSERGHVDWKVMYFTLQKYYPKREQYGDTLHFCRHCSILFWKDSGHPCTANDPDNCLVPVSPQHFIDLFKF, via the exons ATGCCTTTCTTGGGCCAGGACTGGAGGTCGCCAGGCTGGAGCTGGATCAAGACCGAGGATGGCTGGAAGAGGATCGAGTTCTATGGAAATGAATTGCGGGACAACAACAACGGAATAGACTTGGAAGA GCTCTGCGATGAAAACAAAGAGAATCTGTTTACTGGAAATGTGTGCGAGGTAGTTGCCAAAAAGAGGAAAAAAGACTtctacaacaacaacaccaaatCACAGT TTTTTTACCAGGAGAAGTGGATCTATGTTCAGAAGGAGAGCACAAGAGAG AGACATGGATACTGCACGCTAGGGGAAGCCTTCAACCGTCTAGATTTTTCCAGTGCCACTCAGGACATCCAGAGATTTACCTATGTGGCAAAA CTCCTCCAGCTCATAGCCAGGTCTCAGCTGCCATCCCTCAGTGGAGCAGCTCAGAAGAACTACTTCAACGTGCTGGAGAAGATCGTACGgaagg TTCTGGAGGACCATCATAACCCTCGCCTTATCAAGGAGCTGCTGCAGGACCTGAGCTCCACCCTGTGCATCCTGACCCGGGGCATGGGCAAGTCTGTCCTGGTGGGCAACATCAACATCTGGGTCTGCAGGCTGGAGACCATCCTCAACTGGCAGCAGCAGCTCAACAACCTGCAGATACCCAAG caactGTCCAATGGGATGACGCTGCGTGACCTGCCGCTAGACATGCAGAACAACATCCTGTACAAGTTCTCTGACGCCTGTGACATCATCAACCTGGGACAGGCCACGCCCACCCTTCACATGCTCAGTGAGGGCCGGCACCTGTGGAAGAAGCTGTGCCAGTTTCACTTTGCAGAGAAACAG TTCTGCAGGCATCTGATCTTGTCAGAGAGGGGACATGTGGACTGGAAGGTCATGTACTTCACCCTACAGAAATACTACCCCAAGAGAGAGCAGTACGGAGACACACTGCACTTTTGCAGACACTGTAGCATCCTCTTCTGGAAG